Proteins from one Candidatus Planktophila sp. genomic window:
- a CDS encoding NlpC/P60 family protein, translating into MRRIISFMLIVALATQLPTASAAPTSASVQQEVNRLRTQAATKFEAANEIKIKVGMLQKETSILKVKELMARNERDEASNTLARMAIDQYKSDGFSQGFGLLFSRDPSKYLSDASILEMVGKKYSSSIRKFASAQQRLEASQLVVGDKTALLQAQQKRLNAEVLSARAALTRAEKILKSMKKEDRARLARAEKAREKKIFTSSKKYAKGYKGDNTRGSIALKYALQQIGDIYVWAAAGPTRWDCSGLTMRSFQQAGVSLPHSSRIQINYGKSVSYKSLKPGDLLFFGNPISHVSIYTGGGKMVQAPRPGKKVEVVPFALKFGYKPFVGARRL; encoded by the coding sequence TACTTCCGCCTCGGTGCAACAAGAGGTGAACCGACTTCGAACTCAAGCTGCCACAAAATTCGAGGCAGCAAATGAGATAAAGATCAAGGTAGGAATGCTGCAGAAAGAGACAAGCATTTTGAAAGTCAAAGAATTGATGGCTCGAAACGAACGCGATGAAGCTAGTAATACTCTTGCCCGAATGGCCATTGACCAGTACAAGAGCGATGGTTTCAGCCAAGGTTTTGGGCTCCTTTTTTCTCGTGATCCGAGCAAATACCTTTCCGATGCCTCAATTTTGGAAATGGTCGGCAAAAAGTACTCCTCTTCTATCCGTAAATTTGCCTCAGCCCAACAACGACTTGAGGCCAGCCAGCTAGTTGTAGGCGATAAAACTGCATTATTACAGGCGCAACAAAAGAGACTTAATGCCGAGGTTTTGAGCGCAAGAGCGGCTTTGACTAGAGCAGAAAAAATTCTGAAATCAATGAAGAAGGAAGATCGGGCACGTTTAGCTCGAGCAGAAAAAGCTCGAGAGAAAAAGATTTTTACTTCATCTAAGAAATATGCAAAGGGCTATAAGGGAGATAACACGCGGGGCTCGATAGCTCTAAAATATGCGCTCCAGCAGATTGGCGATATCTATGTCTGGGCAGCAGCTGGTCCGACACGGTGGGATTGTTCAGGGTTGACCATGCGGTCTTTCCAGCAAGCTGGTGTTTCTCTTCCACACTCTTCTCGCATCCAAATTAATTACGGGAAATCTGTTTCTTATAAATCTTTAAAGCCTGGGGATCTGCTTTTCTTTGGAAACCCAATCAGTCATGTCTCCATCTATACGGGCGGAGGAAAAATGGTTCAAGCTCCCCGTCCGGGAAAGAAAGTTGAAGTCGTCCCATTCGCTTTGAAATTTGGTTATAAACCATTTGTAGGAGCGCGAAGGCTTTGA